A window of the Dunckerocampus dactyliophorus isolate RoL2022-P2 chromosome 21, RoL_Ddac_1.1, whole genome shotgun sequence genome harbors these coding sequences:
- the f3a gene encoding coagulation factor IIIa isoform X2: MRTKGSRLIDIFPLLFLVLLESAVSGSYPTAQNVTWKSTNFKTILTWQPFPSDYSHTVEFSVIGRNKERNRNCIRTSTSTCDLTYSLTDVNACYVAYILSEPPLGVTSDLTEFPYTKSSTFCPYKDTDIGRVDFKLEVSKDKEKTWLLVTDPLTALFQEDQQLNIRDIFSEKLQYKVTYRRNKSTGKKVYISKSNVMEIPDLDHGESYCFTVQAFIPSRSIDKQLGKPSQTQCSEDHKQSILEVYSVGVIAGGILLVLLLIIVITVVTIVCCRHRKKREKSENESVPLQSVERLSSSNTRLT; encoded by the exons ATGAGGACAAAAGGCTCAAGACTGATTGATATTTTCCCGCTGCTTTTTCTAGTCCTTCTGGAAAGCGCCGTCTCAG GATCCTATCCTACAGCACAGAACGTCACCTGGAAATCCACAAATTTTAAAACCATTCTGACCTGGCAGCCATTCCCAAGCGATTACTCGCACACCGTGGAGTTCTCTGT GATTGGCAGGAACAAAGAGAGGAACAGAAATTGCATACGAACTTCAACAAGTACGTGTGATCTGACGTATTCTCTGACTGACGTCAACGCTTGCTATGTGGCCTACATTCTGTCTGAACCCCCCCTGGGAGTCACCTCTGACCTGACTGAGTTCCCCTACACAAAATCATCAACATTCTGTCCCTACAAGGACA CTGACATTGGCAGAGTGGATTTCAAGCTGGAGGTGAGCAAGGACAAGGAGAAGACTTGGCTGTTGGTGACAGACCCGCTGACTGCTTTGTTTCAAGAAGATCAGCAGCTGAACATCAGGGACATTTTTTCAGAGAAGTTACAGTATAAAGTTACTTATCGTAGGAACAAGAGCACTGGCAAG AAAGTGTACATCTCAAAGAGCAACGTGATGGAGATACCGGATCTGGATCACGGGGAAAGCTACTGCTTTACGGTTCAGGCCTTCATTCCAAGCCGAAGCATTGACAAACAGCTGGGAAAGCCCAGCCAAACTCAGTGCTCCGAGGACCACAAACAAAGCATCCTTGAAG TGTATTCAGTGGGAGTGATTGCAGGTGGCATCCTCCTTGTTTTGCTGCTGATCATTGTCATCACCGTCGTAACAATCGTGTGCTGCAGGCACAGGAAGAAACGGGAGAAAAGTGAGAATGAAAGCGTTCCACTACAGAGTGTGGAACGTCTTTCATCCAGCAACACCAGATTGacatga
- the f3a gene encoding coagulation factor IIIa isoform X1: MRTKGSRLIDIFPLLFLVLLESAVSGSYPTAQNVTWKSTNFKTILTWQPFPSDYSHTVEFSVIGRNKERNRNCIRTSTSTCDLTYSLTDVNACYVAYILSEPPLGVTSDLTEFPYTKSSTFCPYKDTDIGRVDFKLEVSKDKEKTWLLVTDPLTALFQEDQQLNIRDIFSEKLQYKVTYRRNKSTGKKVYISKSNVMEIPDLDHGESYCFTVQAFIPSRSIDKQLGKPSQTQCSEDHKQSILEGNQIYYVYMIASFIIYSSMRSLNRSQEADQHLSILCFFFVPSIYPFSPAYQGPGHGGLISKARLRGAWPPLPVPPGHL; this comes from the exons ATGAGGACAAAAGGCTCAAGACTGATTGATATTTTCCCGCTGCTTTTTCTAGTCCTTCTGGAAAGCGCCGTCTCAG GATCCTATCCTACAGCACAGAACGTCACCTGGAAATCCACAAATTTTAAAACCATTCTGACCTGGCAGCCATTCCCAAGCGATTACTCGCACACCGTGGAGTTCTCTGT GATTGGCAGGAACAAAGAGAGGAACAGAAATTGCATACGAACTTCAACAAGTACGTGTGATCTGACGTATTCTCTGACTGACGTCAACGCTTGCTATGTGGCCTACATTCTGTCTGAACCCCCCCTGGGAGTCACCTCTGACCTGACTGAGTTCCCCTACACAAAATCATCAACATTCTGTCCCTACAAGGACA CTGACATTGGCAGAGTGGATTTCAAGCTGGAGGTGAGCAAGGACAAGGAGAAGACTTGGCTGTTGGTGACAGACCCGCTGACTGCTTTGTTTCAAGAAGATCAGCAGCTGAACATCAGGGACATTTTTTCAGAGAAGTTACAGTATAAAGTTACTTATCGTAGGAACAAGAGCACTGGCAAG AAAGTGTACATCTCAAAGAGCAACGTGATGGAGATACCGGATCTGGATCACGGGGAAAGCTACTGCTTTACGGTTCAGGCCTTCATTCCAAGCCGAAGCATTGACAAACAGCTGGGAAAGCCCAGCCAAACTCAGTGCTCCGAGGACCACAAACAAAGCATCCTTGAAGGTAATCAGATATATTATGTTTACATGATtgcatcatttattatttacagcAGCATGAGGTCACTCAACCGTAGTCAAGAAGCAGACCAGCATCTTTCtattctctgctttttttttgtaccctccatctatccattttcacCTGCTTATCAGGGTCCAGGGCACGGGGGTCTCATAAGTAAGGCCAGACTTCGTGGTgcctggccacctcttccagttccaccaggccATCTGTGA